One stretch of Leptospira hartskeerlii DNA includes these proteins:
- a CDS encoding ABC transporter ATP-binding protein: MSEKKETIIVLEDVSLSSPERTYLSGVNLQVEAGEFLGILGRSGSGKSTLLRLILDLPIPSSWKKTGSIQIFGKSRKDIPARWIQPVFQDPVLGFNPLWTLEKSLREPLQLLKEENLYGSLLEKWIPILGLEGKDRNRLPSFFSGGELQRFSLLRALLCRPKILCLDEATSALDPILNHQVLQALSDLNQKEGVTILWVTHNIKSANKFCSRIVEMEELNSSSAAPAN, encoded by the coding sequence GTGTCCGAGAAAAAAGAAACGATCATCGTTTTGGAAGATGTTTCCCTATCTTCTCCCGAAAGAACCTACTTGTCTGGGGTGAACCTACAAGTAGAAGCAGGAGAATTTCTCGGAATTTTGGGCCGTTCCGGTTCAGGAAAGTCTACACTCTTGCGACTAATATTAGACCTTCCGATCCCTTCTTCTTGGAAAAAAACAGGCAGCATTCAAATTTTTGGAAAATCTAGAAAGGATATCCCGGCCAGATGGATCCAACCGGTTTTTCAAGATCCTGTTTTGGGTTTTAATCCACTTTGGACCTTAGAAAAAAGTTTAAGAGAACCCTTACAATTACTCAAAGAAGAAAACTTGTACGGATCTTTGCTAGAAAAATGGATCCCAATCTTGGGACTTGAAGGTAAAGATAGAAATCGCCTTCCTTCTTTTTTTTCAGGAGGAGAACTCCAGAGATTTTCTCTTCTTCGCGCGCTGCTTTGCCGCCCTAAAATTTTATGTTTAGATGAAGCGACTTCCGCTTTAGATCCAATCTTGAATCATCAGGTTTTGCAGGCTCTTTCCGATCTGAATCAGAAAGAAGGAGTTACCATTCTTTGGGTAACCCATAATATAAAATCTGCGAATAAATTCTGCTCTCGTATTGTGGAGATGGAAGAATTGAATTCATCATCGGCCGCACCCGCGAATTGA
- a CDS encoding tetratricopeptide repeat protein, whose amino-acid sequence MRTISLLKEYLQGLNFAKSLCIFLLLIFPNITFAQFKIGDSEYAGILWGENDFLDPEFYQDGSLARSEQDFIVAAGRHWKGAPTPSKASFEYEGKQITNCGIFNNEAVGLLQSADPKKREKAISMLEAGMRFDPSFFAFRYNLGRAYHIEKKYQKAIFQYEYAIAEVPKYYRTYMHLGVLYELLNEQIQAVIYYKKAVELNQFQTEALVLLAEHYIKTDLKNRAQIYIKKALTIDQNSPDAKLGLARLEIMGGRDYYAYKIFRNTDLYDDQGKKRPYNKKFHFYFAETASKIGDYVTAAKEYEELLKFPNDPFFTEFSLKIIERRRDLAKRFAEIKAADEDAEKEGQ is encoded by the coding sequence ATGAGGACAATTTCCCTTTTAAAAGAGTATTTACAAGGCTTAAATTTTGCCAAGTCACTCTGCATATTCTTATTATTGATCTTTCCCAATATAACATTTGCACAATTCAAGATAGGAGACTCCGAATACGCAGGTATACTTTGGGGTGAGAATGATTTTCTAGATCCTGAGTTTTATCAAGACGGAAGTCTGGCCAGATCGGAGCAGGACTTTATAGTAGCAGCAGGCAGACATTGGAAAGGTGCACCTACCCCGTCCAAAGCAAGTTTTGAATACGAAGGAAAACAGATCACAAACTGCGGAATCTTCAATAATGAAGCAGTAGGATTATTACAATCTGCGGATCCTAAAAAAAGAGAGAAGGCAATTTCCATGTTGGAAGCAGGAATGAGATTCGATCCTTCCTTCTTCGCTTTTAGATATAATTTAGGAAGAGCCTATCATATAGAAAAAAAATACCAAAAAGCGATCTTTCAGTATGAATACGCAATCGCAGAAGTCCCTAAGTATTATAGAACTTATATGCACTTGGGAGTTCTTTACGAACTTCTAAATGAACAAATACAAGCAGTCATATATTATAAAAAAGCAGTCGAGCTGAATCAATTCCAAACTGAGGCGTTAGTCCTTCTCGCGGAACATTATATCAAAACGGATCTAAAGAATAGAGCCCAGATTTATATTAAAAAAGCATTAACCATAGACCAGAATAGTCCGGACGCCAAGCTGGGACTAGCACGTTTGGAGATTATGGGCGGCAGAGATTACTACGCTTACAAGATCTTCAGAAATACGGATCTGTACGACGACCAAGGGAAGAAGAGACCTTATAATAAGAAATTCCATTTTTATTTTGCGGAGACCGCGAGTAAGATAGGCGATTATGTCACGGCTGCAAAAGAATATGAGGAGTTATTAAAATTCCCCAATGACCCTTTCTTTACTGAATTCTCGCTAAAAATTATAGAAAGAAGAAGGGACCTGGCAAAAAGATTCGCAGAGATCAAGGCCGCTGACGAGGATGCGGAGAAGGAAGGCCAATAG
- a CDS encoding ABC transporter ATP-binding protein yields the protein MLYWERSIIRICRVTWQNLSLVNTLLKGKLSSLVPLQTSIPVLECSNLSYNIGRKSVLKNVSFSVFPNEVLFVRGMNGSGKTTLLKSILQHDKFKGQIKFPSSKSAKLSYLGHDLGLYTTLSLEENLEYFKGIAGDCRPEDQIISWLKDFRLWQRRKDPVSSFSRGMKQKAALVRALLPNVDLYLLDEPLTALDSEGESKARSVLENVLDSSSIIMVTHDPNFTLNAKSRLLELGENSK from the coding sequence ATGTTATATTGGGAAAGATCAATAATAAGAATATGCAGAGTGACTTGGCAAAATTTAAGCCTTGTAAATACTCTTTTAAAAGGGAAATTGTCCTCATTGGTCCCATTACAAACATCGATTCCAGTATTGGAATGTTCTAACCTATCGTACAATATCGGACGAAAATCGGTTTTAAAGAACGTTTCCTTCTCCGTTTTTCCGAACGAAGTTTTATTTGTGAGAGGAATGAACGGTTCCGGAAAGACTACATTGCTTAAGTCCATTCTGCAACACGATAAATTCAAGGGCCAGATCAAATTCCCTTCTTCCAAATCCGCTAAACTTTCATACTTGGGTCACGATTTGGGTTTATATACCACTTTAAGTTTGGAAGAAAATTTAGAATATTTCAAAGGGATTGCGGGAGATTGTAGACCGGAAGATCAGATCATTTCTTGGTTAAAAGATTTTCGTCTTTGGCAAAGAAGAAAGGACCCTGTTTCTTCTTTTTCGCGTGGAATGAAGCAGAAGGCCGCATTAGTTCGTGCTCTTTTGCCTAACGTGGATCTTTATCTTTTAGATGAGCCATTAACTGCCTTGGATAGCGAGGGAGAATCCAAGGCAAGATCCGTTTTAGAGAATGTTCTTGATTCTTCTTCTATCATCATGGTGACTCACGATCCTAACTTTACTTTGAATGCCAAGTCCAGACTTTTGGAATTGGGAGAAAATTCGAAATGA
- a CDS encoding heme exporter protein CcmB encodes MKAILALIRKEFRLLGKASNGILSLLVLVSAMVFLFHYALERNGKIDLIALIGLKWAILFVASFVLVGQFTWEEREAGGGTASRLFISPWILYFSKSILVFIALSASAIYLMGLFALMFSAFPADINEFGRQIVFFFPGLLCLSFLGVCLSHISLSSRLKEILLPLLLVPLSIPVFLYGMEAERKFISQPFSALVGSFCLILAFSFFYGSMGALLVEMTSDE; translated from the coding sequence ATGAAAGCGATCTTAGCTCTCATCCGAAAGGAGTTCCGTCTATTAGGGAAAGCGAGTAATGGAATATTATCATTACTCGTTTTAGTTTCTGCGATGGTGTTTTTATTCCATTATGCTTTGGAAAGGAACGGCAAAATTGATCTGATCGCACTCATTGGATTAAAGTGGGCCATTTTATTTGTCGCATCATTCGTATTAGTCGGTCAGTTCACCTGGGAAGAGAGAGAAGCGGGTGGTGGAACCGCGAGCAGACTTTTTATTTCTCCTTGGATTTTATATTTTTCTAAATCGATTTTAGTATTTATCGCATTGTCTGCGTCCGCCATCTATCTTATGGGACTTTTTGCCCTGATGTTCTCCGCATTCCCCGCGGATATAAACGAATTCGGAAGACAGATCGTATTCTTCTTTCCCGGTCTACTATGCCTTTCCTTTTTAGGAGTTTGTCTTTCTCATATTAGTTTGTCTTCTCGCTTGAAAGAGATACTTCTTCCGTTACTTCTAGTGCCTCTTTCTATTCCGGTATTTTTATATGGAATGGAAGCTGAGAGAAAATTTATCTCCCAACCTTTTTCCGCCTTGGTGGGTTCTTTTTGTCTGATCTTGGCATTCTCTTTTTTTTACGGTTCCATGGGTGCACTTCTGGTAGAAATGACTTCCGACGAATAG
- the ccsA gene encoding cytochrome c biogenesis protein CcsA, which translates to MNIRLLHPAWDWILALLFLSIFPFAVLLSLYYPNVILEQGISHRIFYFHVPVAWVALYGPGISSICAVAYLVTKDRIWDTLSLSANKISLLFAIGVLFSGPIWAYLAWGTPWDTTDARLNSFFVLVLSLVAYFLLRFLVLDQTKKYIFSAFLSLFCSVNALLTWGAIRWMDNPGNHPSSVLGKKGMDPDMRISFWLGILAYHLLFLILYRIVYRLDKIKAVREELLD; encoded by the coding sequence ATGAATATTCGCCTCCTGCATCCCGCCTGGGACTGGATACTCGCTCTTTTGTTTTTATCGATTTTTCCGTTTGCAGTGCTCTTAAGTTTGTATTACCCGAATGTGATCTTAGAGCAGGGGATCTCTCATAGGATTTTTTATTTCCATGTGCCTGTTGCATGGGTGGCCTTGTATGGTCCCGGAATTTCTTCCATCTGCGCGGTTGCGTATCTGGTGACTAAGGACAGGATCTGGGATACACTTTCGCTTTCGGCAAATAAGATCTCTCTTCTATTTGCGATTGGTGTTTTATTTTCAGGACCGATCTGGGCGTACTTGGCTTGGGGAACTCCTTGGGACACGACTGATGCTCGTCTGAATTCTTTTTTTGTTTTGGTACTTAGCCTTGTGGCTTACTTTCTATTGCGGTTCTTAGTACTGGACCAAACTAAGAAGTATATCTTCTCAGCTTTTTTAAGTCTGTTTTGCAGCGTGAATGCACTCTTAACCTGGGGGGCAATTCGTTGGATGGACAACCCTGGAAATCACCCTTCCTCAGTATTGGGGAAAAAGGGAATGGACCCGGATATGAGGATCTCTTTTTGGCTAGGGATTTTGGCCTATCACCTACTTTTTTTGATCTTATACCGAATAGTCTATCGTTTGGATAAGATCAAAGCGGTGAGAGAAGAATTGTTGGATTGA
- a CDS encoding PP2C family protein-serine/threonine phosphatase encodes MDREKQESQLNYSDYSILAVDDSDINLKLLVHTLKPLGFQVLTAMNTEEARTLLATNQVDVLLLDVSMPGQDGFSFCKELREIDRFNLLPILFITAYNRELGFDEAIAHGGDDFLHKPFQPKELVAKIRAFIRIKNLQDELLHQKKKYEKELVMARRVQQELVPEKQLEWNGFSVNSVFHPLMQIGGDFIDAWIEEDKLHVFIADCSGHGPSAALLSAMVKMQVSNLGRSNTLIEKVKTLRQQLEKILPEDFSITFFYGILDKKGNFEYANGGHPPPLLYNNGNVEELPGMGPLIIPIELGTEDEFRSVVLEKGVSLLLYTDGATEITDENYNILGEESLKKILKEAVESKEDILNFSLERILAHSGNMTHDDDIALMVIQG; translated from the coding sequence GTGGATAGAGAGAAGCAAGAGAGCCAATTGAATTATTCCGACTATTCTATCCTTGCGGTTGACGATTCGGATATCAATCTCAAACTTTTAGTTCACACATTAAAACCTCTTGGTTTTCAGGTTTTAACTGCGATGAATACGGAAGAGGCACGCACACTTCTCGCGACCAACCAAGTCGATGTGCTTCTTTTAGATGTTAGTATGCCCGGCCAGGACGGATTTTCCTTCTGTAAGGAACTTAGAGAAATAGACAGATTTAACCTTCTTCCTATTTTATTTATCACAGCTTATAATAGAGAGTTAGGATTCGATGAGGCAATTGCTCACGGAGGAGATGACTTTCTCCACAAACCTTTCCAGCCGAAAGAATTGGTCGCAAAGATCAGAGCATTTATCCGGATCAAAAATCTTCAGGACGAACTTTTACACCAAAAGAAAAAGTACGAAAAAGAATTGGTGATGGCAAGAAGGGTTCAGCAAGAACTCGTTCCCGAAAAACAATTGGAGTGGAACGGCTTTAGTGTGAATTCAGTCTTTCATCCTCTTATGCAGATCGGCGGCGACTTTATAGACGCGTGGATAGAGGAAGATAAACTCCATGTGTTTATTGCAGATTGTTCCGGGCATGGTCCTTCCGCAGCGCTTCTTTCTGCGATGGTAAAGATGCAAGTTTCCAATTTAGGAAGAAGTAATACTCTTATAGAAAAAGTCAAAACTCTTCGCCAACAATTGGAGAAGATCCTACCGGAAGATTTTTCCATCACCTTCTTCTATGGTATCCTAGATAAAAAAGGCAATTTTGAATATGCCAACGGAGGACATCCTCCTCCTCTATTGTACAATAACGGTAACGTCGAAGAATTGCCCGGCATGGGACCTCTTATCATTCCGATAGAACTTGGGACAGAAGACGAATTTAGATCTGTAGTCTTAGAAAAAGGCGTTTCTCTATTACTTTACACGGACGGGGCCACTGAAATAACGGATGAGAACTATAATATTTTGGGCGAAGAAAGTCTGAAGAAGATCCTGAAAGAGGCCGTGGAATCCAAAGAAGATATTCTAAATTTCTCTTTGGAAAGAATATTGGCACATTCGGGGAATATGACCCACGACGATGATATCGCTCTCATGGTTATCCAAGGATGA
- a CDS encoding phosphoribosylaminoimidazolesuccinocarboxamide synthase, with product MSELPKPSYIGKVRDVYDLGNSLILSSTDRISAFDVVFRQIVPGKGKVLNKISAEWFSYFKDIPNHIIETDVSKFPSPFKDHPDLKDRSVLVKKCKRIDFECVVRGYLSGSGWKEYKQDGTLAFKKLPPGLKESQKLAEPSFTPAIKNDTGHDENISEERMKNEIGSELFSILKEKSISLYTRAAELVAGAGILLCDTKFEFGIWEDKVILIDEILTPDSSRYWAESVYVIGTTPPSMDKQILRNYLEKSGWNKVPPPPDLPESLIVELQAAYKEIQDRLLKCLSQEST from the coding sequence ATGAGCGAACTCCCAAAACCTTCTTATATTGGCAAAGTCAGAGACGTATACGATTTAGGAAATTCCCTGATATTATCTTCTACGGATAGGATCTCAGCATTCGATGTGGTATTCCGTCAGATCGTTCCAGGCAAAGGAAAAGTTTTAAACAAGATCTCCGCAGAATGGTTCTCCTACTTTAAGGATATTCCGAATCATATCATAGAGACTGATGTCTCTAAATTCCCTTCTCCATTCAAAGATCATCCGGACTTAAAGGATCGTTCTGTTCTTGTAAAAAAATGTAAGCGGATCGACTTCGAATGTGTGGTCCGCGGTTATCTTTCCGGTTCCGGTTGGAAAGAATACAAACAAGACGGCACACTTGCTTTTAAAAAACTTCCTCCCGGTTTGAAAGAGTCCCAAAAACTGGCTGAGCCAAGTTTTACTCCTGCGATCAAAAACGATACAGGGCATGATGAGAACATCTCTGAAGAGAGAATGAAAAACGAGATAGGATCCGAACTCTTCTCTATTTTGAAGGAAAAATCGATTTCCCTCTATACCAGGGCGGCTGAACTGGTAGCAGGGGCCGGGATTTTGCTCTGCGATACCAAGTTCGAATTCGGAATTTGGGAAGATAAGGTCATCTTGATCGATGAGATTTTGACTCCCGATTCTTCCAGGTATTGGGCTGAAAGTGTCTATGTTATCGGGACCACTCCGCCCAGCATGGACAAACAGATCTTACGGAATTATCTGGAAAAGTCCGGTTGGAATAAAGTTCCGCCACCTCCGGATCTGCCGGAGAGTTTGATTGTGGAATTGCAAGCGGCATATAAGGAAATACAGGACCGACTATTAAAATGTTTATCGCAAGAATCAACGTAA
- the purS gene encoding phosphoribosylformylglycinamidine synthase subunit PurS, producing MFIARINVTLKESVLDPQGNTVKSTLQELGEKSVQDVRVGKYIEVKLDSPDLETAKKTVANLCEKLLVNHVIETYRSEIITE from the coding sequence ATGTTTATCGCAAGAATCAACGTAACTCTAAAAGAATCAGTTCTCGATCCTCAAGGGAACACTGTAAAATCCACTCTGCAAGAACTGGGCGAAAAATCAGTCCAAGACGTAAGAGTCGGAAAATACATCGAGGTCAAATTGGATTCTCCGGATCTTGAAACTGCAAAGAAGACTGTGGCTAATCTTTGCGAAAAACTTTTAGTAAATCATGTGATTGAAACTTATCGTTCGGAGATTATAACTGAATGA
- the purQ gene encoding phosphoribosylformylglycinamidine synthase subunit PurQ, whose product MKAAVVTFPGSNCDNDIVRVLSEFYSAKVDKVWHKDQFSEKYDLVILPGGFSYGDYLRSGAMAPFSPVMKSVKEHTDRGGKLFGICNGFQILAEAGYLPGALIRNRNLKYVCRTIGLKKASNSNKISGSLADDKILRVPVAHGDGCYFASAEIRKQLKDEGRILFLYAGDNPNGSLDDIAGICSPDFKVAGMMPHPERAMNPITGEMDGKTVLDLLIAS is encoded by the coding sequence ATGAAAGCTGCGGTAGTCACTTTTCCAGGCTCTAATTGTGATAATGATATCGTAAGAGTTCTTTCCGAATTCTATTCCGCGAAAGTGGACAAGGTCTGGCATAAAGACCAATTCTCCGAAAAATACGATCTGGTCATTCTTCCCGGAGGATTTTCCTACGGAGATTATTTGAGATCCGGAGCAATGGCTCCTTTTTCTCCGGTAATGAAATCGGTAAAAGAACATACCGATCGCGGTGGAAAACTATTCGGGATCTGCAATGGATTCCAAATTTTAGCGGAAGCCGGTTATCTTCCTGGTGCATTGATACGTAACAGAAATCTAAAGTATGTTTGTAGGACCATCGGTCTTAAAAAAGCTTCTAACTCAAATAAGATCAGCGGTAGTTTAGCTGACGATAAGATCTTAAGAGTTCCTGTGGCTCATGGAGATGGATGTTATTTCGCTTCCGCTGAGATCCGCAAGCAACTGAAAGACGAAGGTCGCATTTTATTCCTGTATGCTGGTGACAATCCGAATGGAAGTTTGGATGATATCGCTGGGATCTGTTCTCCTGATTTCAAAGTGGCTGGTATGATGCCTCACCCTGAAAGAGCGATGAATCCGATCACCGGAGAAATGGACGGTAAAACCGTTTTAGATCTTTTGATCGCTTCTTAA
- a CDS encoding DUF2804 domain-containing protein: MPLDEQPMKEHLGSILHPSTLEPLFGKYFGPVQIDNSKEYSAGLFSKFRSVDSVLVDILGEKIFLELRIYATRFKSGANLLLWNRETGNLQEISLLESGTSSFIHQGSFKNGYWSFTKSDKRFNFRLDDNIRQGYTHSAIWEKNLNFQLDALAYTGDKNKGSWFTQISPSGKDWVFKNHSPDLRVEGQLSWNDLSVSLENGLLSYTVGKGYSPEAFPLENRIYLNVSAKKKVQLYLEDEIIAWTIGEVSDLGNAVWSGNGKRKIVQDQNSKLELELEPEIEASFSRPKNLGSEKFIKTLYTVSGWIKTKSKKEKVSNGIAILEKIQN; the protein is encoded by the coding sequence TTGCCATTAGATGAACAACCTATGAAAGAACATTTAGGCTCCATTCTTCATCCTTCCACATTAGAACCTTTATTTGGAAAATATTTTGGTCCGGTCCAGATCGATAATTCCAAAGAATACAGCGCAGGACTTTTTTCCAAATTCAGATCCGTGGACTCTGTGCTCGTGGATATACTGGGTGAAAAAATCTTTTTAGAACTCAGGATCTACGCAACCAGATTTAAATCAGGCGCAAATCTTCTGCTCTGGAATAGAGAGACTGGAAATCTCCAAGAGATCTCACTTTTAGAGAGTGGGACTTCTTCCTTTATCCACCAAGGAAGTTTTAAGAACGGTTATTGGAGTTTTACTAAATCAGACAAAAGATTTAATTTCAGATTGGATGATAATATTCGCCAAGGTTATACTCATTCTGCCATCTGGGAAAAAAATCTGAACTTCCAATTGGATGCACTTGCTTATACTGGAGATAAGAATAAAGGGAGCTGGTTCACTCAAATTTCTCCTTCCGGCAAAGATTGGGTCTTTAAAAATCATTCTCCTGATTTAAGAGTAGAAGGTCAGCTCTCCTGGAACGACCTATCTGTTTCTTTGGAAAACGGACTTTTATCTTATACTGTCGGAAAAGGTTACAGTCCGGAAGCGTTCCCTTTGGAAAACCGGATCTATCTGAATGTTTCTGCAAAGAAGAAGGTTCAGCTCTATTTGGAAGATGAGATCATAGCCTGGACAATTGGAGAAGTTTCGGATCTAGGAAATGCTGTTTGGTCAGGAAACGGAAAACGTAAGATCGTCCAAGATCAAAATTCCAAATTGGAATTGGAGTTAGAACCTGAGATTGAGGCAAGCTTCTCCCGGCCCAAAAATCTTGGATCTGAAAAATTTATAAAAACATTATATACGGTTTCAGGATGGATCAAGACCAAATCCAAAAAGGAAAAGGTCTCCAACGGAATCGCGATTTTAGAAAAAATCCAGAATTAA
- a CDS encoding EAL domain-containing protein codes for MLAEYESQQILSLGEGYYTPHYQPILDVGNRNIIGYEVLGRVFSPESNKYHSLGYHFHNPDTDTVRLVHIDRIIREKAIKHVKETGLKTKIFLNMMPNFLSMVYTGEVLDIKRLHILHLIDKYDINPNDIVLEITEDKFEGNIEKLLYIVSLFRERGIKIAVDDLGVGFSNLERIGYIHPDIMKVDIKIMRESLNRRSFKNVLSAISEMSQRLGSQLLFEGVENEEELYLALSMGANLLQGFYFSRPALDFQDKKRFNKTLKTSLEKFSGLRFLEILENLRKEQSFLDQFVNLFKDLETSSEEKMTEALSSILDKLPLETTSVLVTDMHGYQVTPTFKREAYDLPWTRLLTEVGNNYAWKPFFIRHKAETYHSSRVSGFTEPFHDIETKRQYVLFTLNLGENYVLILRLDWESY; via the coding sequence ATGCTCGCCGAATACGAGTCACAACAAATTCTATCTCTGGGAGAAGGTTATTATACCCCTCATTACCAGCCGATCTTAGACGTCGGAAATCGTAATATTATAGGTTACGAGGTTTTAGGCAGAGTCTTTTCTCCCGAATCCAATAAGTATCATTCTTTAGGTTATCATTTTCATAATCCGGATACCGATACTGTCCGTCTAGTTCATATTGATCGCATCATTCGTGAAAAAGCGATCAAACATGTGAAGGAAACTGGTCTCAAGACTAAAATTTTTCTAAACATGATGCCTAATTTTCTCTCCATGGTCTACACAGGAGAAGTGTTGGATATCAAACGACTGCATATTCTTCACCTCATAGATAAGTATGATATTAACCCGAACGATATAGTTTTAGAGATCACAGAAGATAAGTTCGAAGGGAATATTGAAAAACTTTTATATATAGTAAGCCTTTTTAGAGAAAGAGGGATCAAGATCGCTGTCGACGATCTTGGAGTCGGTTTTTCCAATTTGGAAAGGATCGGTTACATCCACCCTGATATTATGAAAGTGGACATAAAAATTATGAGAGAGAGCCTGAACAGGCGCTCTTTCAAAAACGTTTTGTCTGCGATCTCAGAAATGTCCCAAAGGCTCGGTTCTCAACTTCTATTTGAAGGTGTGGAAAACGAAGAAGAATTATACCTTGCTCTATCCATGGGAGCCAATCTTCTTCAGGGTTTTTATTTCTCTCGTCCTGCTCTTGACTTTCAGGACAAAAAACGTTTTAATAAAACTCTCAAAACTTCTCTCGAAAAATTCTCCGGACTTAGATTCTTAGAGATCCTGGAAAATCTCAGAAAAGAACAATCCTTTTTGGATCAGTTTGTGAACTTATTCAAAGATCTGGAGACTTCTTCGGAAGAGAAGATGACGGAAGCATTGAGTAGTATTCTGGATAAACTTCCTCTAGAGACTACATCTGTTCTGGTCACCGATATGCATGGTTATCAGGTAACTCCTACTTTCAAAAGAGAGGCATACGATCTTCCTTGGACAAGATTACTTACCGAGGTCGGAAATAATTATGCTTGGAAACCTTTCTTCATCCGTCATAAGGCAGAAACCTATCATTCTAGCCGAGTTTCCGGATTTACTGAACCTTTCCATGATATAGAAACCAAACGCCAATATGTCTTATTCACCCTGAATCTGGGCGAGAATTACGTTCTCATTCTCCGCCTAGACTGGGAATCCTACTGA
- the sufC gene encoding Fe-S cluster assembly ATPase SufC produces the protein MAELLKISNLRAGVETESGEVQEILKGVDLTISEGEVHAIMGPNGSGKSTLSNVIMGHPKYKVISGDIFFRGESLLEKPTDERARAGIFLCFQYPTSIPGVTIGNFLRTILKSVRGKDLPVKEFRKELKEATALLEVPDTWIGRYVNDGFSGGEKKRNEILQMTLLKPKLSVLDETDSGLDIDALRIISEGITKNKSAERSILLITHYQRMLNYVTPDFVHVFAQGKILKTGGRELALELEEKGYDWILNGAN, from the coding sequence GTGGCGGAACTACTAAAAATTTCGAATCTTCGCGCCGGAGTGGAAACCGAATCCGGTGAAGTTCAGGAAATCCTAAAGGGAGTCGACCTCACTATCAGCGAGGGAGAAGTCCATGCCATCATGGGCCCTAATGGCTCCGGAAAAAGTACCTTATCAAATGTCATCATGGGCCACCCGAAATATAAGGTGATCTCTGGGGATATATTTTTCCGAGGGGAATCCCTTCTCGAAAAACCGACTGATGAAAGAGCGAGAGCAGGTATCTTTCTTTGTTTCCAATATCCAACTAGTATCCCCGGTGTAACGATCGGAAATTTTTTACGCACCATTTTAAAATCAGTTCGAGGAAAGGACTTACCTGTAAAAGAATTCCGCAAAGAACTTAAAGAGGCCACTGCTTTATTAGAAGTTCCTGATACTTGGATCGGAAGATACGTGAATGACGGATTCTCCGGCGGCGAGAAAAAAAGGAACGAGATCCTTCAAATGACTCTTCTCAAACCTAAACTTTCAGTTCTGGACGAGACTGATTCAGGTTTGGACATAGACGCACTTAGAATTATAAGCGAAGGGATCACTAAAAACAAATCAGCAGAAAGATCCATACTCCTGATCACACATTACCAAAGAATGTTGAACTACGTAACTCCTGATTTCGTTCATGTTTTTGCGCAAGGTAAGATCCTCAAAACAGGCGGAAGAGAACTTGCTCTGGAATTGGAAGAAAAAGGATACGATTGGATCCTAAACGGAGCGAACTAA